Proteins from one Gimesia maris genomic window:
- a CDS encoding M20 family metallopeptidase → MDALNYTRELVTFESTSCFSNLAVSDYVEAVLKNLGFAIERLEYDDAKGIRKANIIGRRGSGQGGMAYFAHTDVVPADPWFTEDFSPFTPTQIDDKLYGRGSCDMKGSIACMLAAAKQYVERDLKHPLYITCTADEEVGYHGARNVAEKSTMYQEMVAGETHGIIGEPTRLEVVYAHKGTYGFQVISHGRAAHSSLSTGVNANLAMIPFLVEMKKLYDECMTDPRWQNEEFDPPTNGWNIGINDKTSAVNITPPQSICTVYFRPMPGQEPDELVERARSAAEKCGLEFQFKCGGTPVYTDPNSPFVNEVLQIAGKDKAKTVSYGTDGSLFPEMKNMVVFGPGDIGQAHTHDEFIELEQLELGTQKFAKLIEHWCC, encoded by the coding sequence ATGGATGCATTGAACTATACCAGAGAACTCGTGACCTTCGAGTCCACCAGTTGTTTCTCGAACCTGGCAGTCAGCGATTATGTGGAAGCCGTTCTGAAAAATCTGGGGTTTGCCATTGAGCGTTTGGAATACGACGACGCGAAGGGAATTCGCAAAGCCAATATCATCGGCCGGCGGGGCTCAGGGCAGGGGGGCATGGCCTATTTTGCTCATACTGACGTTGTTCCCGCTGATCCCTGGTTCACAGAAGACTTCAGTCCTTTCACACCGACGCAGATTGATGACAAGCTGTACGGCCGAGGCAGTTGTGACATGAAAGGCTCCATTGCCTGCATGCTCGCCGCCGCGAAACAGTATGTCGAACGCGATTTGAAACATCCGCTCTACATCACATGTACCGCCGATGAAGAAGTAGGCTATCACGGTGCCCGGAACGTTGCAGAAAAATCTACCATGTACCAGGAAATGGTGGCTGGTGAAACTCATGGGATTATCGGAGAGCCCACTCGACTGGAAGTCGTTTATGCTCACAAAGGAACGTATGGCTTTCAGGTGATCTCACACGGTCGGGCCGCTCATTCCAGCCTGAGTACCGGCGTGAATGCCAACCTGGCTATGATTCCGTTTCTCGTCGAAATGAAAAAACTGTATGACGAATGCATGACCGATCCCCGCTGGCAGAATGAAGAATTCGATCCCCCTACGAACGGATGGAACATCGGGATCAACGACAAGACTTCGGCCGTCAATATCACGCCACCTCAGAGTATCTGTACGGTTTATTTCCGTCCCATGCCAGGGCAGGAGCCAGACGAACTGGTAGAGCGTGCTCGCAGCGCCGCCGAAAAGTGTGGCCTTGAATTTCAGTTCAAGTGCGGCGGCACCCCTGTTTACACAGACCCGAACTCTCCCTTCGTCAACGAAGTCCTGCAGATTGCCGGCAAAGATAAAGCAAAGACCGTTTCCTATGGCACGGATGGCAGTCTGTTTCCGGAAATGAAGAACATGGTCGTCTTCGGGCCAGGAGACATCGGTCAGGCACATACGCACGATGAATTCATCGAACTGGAACAGCTGGAGTTGGGCACACAAAAGTTTGCTAAGCTCATTGAACACTGGTGCTGCTGA
- a CDS encoding dienelactone hydrolase family protein: MPPADFKQKLLAGLGGDWPAPPDLNVKHRDTIQKDGYRIESLTYEAEVGDPIPAMLLIPDMVSPAHPAPAVAVWHQHAGQYHLGKSEPAGLTGNPMHHTGAALAKEGFVVLCPDALCFEERQDPTGKLKAGNYERFEFLRYVVDGKSMAWKNILDMKRAIDFLQSRPEVIDEKIGCYGHSMGSTHTWLIGPWEPRIKCLVGNCCLPTYKGIHREHMLHCFPNFIPGIYEYGDTPDIAALIAPRPLHMNFGELDGGSPIDEVRRGVKIIANNYAAMNAETNFTYYIEEGSGHVLSPAMWEKTLSQFQRYLKT, from the coding sequence ATGCCCCCCGCCGATTTTAAACAAAAACTGTTAGCTGGTCTGGGCGGAGACTGGCCCGCGCCGCCGGACTTGAATGTCAAGCACCGTGATACGATTCAGAAGGATGGTTACCGGATTGAATCGCTGACCTACGAAGCCGAGGTCGGCGATCCGATTCCTGCCATGCTGCTGATTCCCGACATGGTCTCGCCTGCACATCCGGCGCCCGCCGTCGCGGTCTGGCACCAGCATGCCGGGCAGTACCATCTGGGGAAAAGCGAACCGGCAGGCCTGACCGGAAACCCGATGCATCACACCGGAGCCGCACTCGCCAAAGAGGGTTTTGTCGTGCTCTGTCCCGATGCACTCTGTTTTGAAGAACGGCAGGACCCGACGGGCAAACTGAAAGCGGGAAATTACGAACGCTTTGAATTCCTGCGCTACGTCGTCGATGGCAAAAGTATGGCCTGGAAAAATATACTGGACATGAAACGAGCCATCGACTTTCTGCAGAGCCGTCCCGAAGTCATAGACGAGAAAATCGGCTGCTACGGGCACTCGATGGGTTCCACACATACCTGGCTCATCGGCCCCTGGGAACCACGTATCAAATGCCTGGTGGGCAACTGCTGTCTGCCTACTTATAAAGGCATTCATCGCGAACACATGCTGCACTGTTTCCCCAATTTTATTCCGGGCATCTATGAATACGGTGATACACCCGATATCGCTGCTCTGATCGCTCCCAGGCCGTTGCATATGAATTTCGGCGAACTCGACGGAGGCAGCCCCATTGATGAAGTCCGCCGCGGTGTCAAAATAATTGCAAACAACTATGCTGCCATGAATGCAGAAACAAACTTTACTTATTATATTGAAGAGGGATCCGGGCACGTGCTCTCTCCCGCCATGTGGGAGAAGACCCTGTCCCAGTTCCAGCGATATCTAAAGACTTAA
- a CDS encoding WD40 repeat domain-containing protein, with translation MLRILISGAMWLTLGFSHLSAEDRSDVREKFRSHAQSLVIPEDPNGNTSVISDLEFSSDSKMLAVTYGRFRGLLQKPDPGQAIVWDVASGKRLATFNSFKDGGSSVDFSKDGKLLATGSYDGSVQFWRVKDWSRQVRIELDSESVTTLDFSPDSTSIAVGTIVGEEDALKPNLHLYKVATGREMKSLRCPADDVVGVQFSLDGKSLVCAGMRGVVQVWNVQTDTSRTILQPDDLMLFSMAVSHDGQLIAAGGSLFQYKHKKWQIQIWDTESGKLKQDKTETGGMLSSIRFTPDDRWLVIASRHCKVKLWNLSTSQNIEVSQPGIEIAVSPDGKLLALAAENKVAILDFEKLINEK, from the coding sequence ATGTTACGAATTCTTATCTCGGGAGCCATGTGGTTGACGCTGGGCTTTTCGCATCTGTCGGCTGAGGATCGGTCTGATGTTCGCGAAAAATTTCGGAGTCATGCGCAGAGTCTGGTGATTCCCGAAGATCCAAATGGGAATACCAGTGTCATCAGTGATTTAGAGTTCTCTTCTGACAGTAAAATGTTAGCGGTAACCTATGGCAGATTTCGTGGATTACTACAGAAACCAGACCCGGGCCAGGCAATTGTCTGGGATGTCGCCAGTGGAAAGCGCCTGGCGACGTTTAACAGCTTTAAAGATGGCGGCAGCAGTGTTGATTTTTCGAAAGATGGGAAACTGCTTGCCACAGGCAGCTATGATGGCAGCGTGCAATTCTGGCGTGTCAAAGACTGGTCTCGTCAAGTACGGATCGAGTTAGATTCTGAGTCAGTCACTACTCTCGACTTCTCTCCTGACAGCACGAGTATTGCAGTCGGAACCATAGTGGGGGAAGAAGATGCTCTAAAACCGAATCTTCATCTCTACAAAGTTGCGACAGGACGGGAAATGAAAAGTCTGCGGTGTCCTGCTGATGATGTGGTCGGAGTGCAATTTTCTCTCGATGGAAAGTCGCTGGTTTGTGCTGGGATGAGGGGAGTTGTTCAAGTCTGGAACGTTCAGACTGATACCAGTCGAACGATTCTTCAGCCGGATGACCTGATGTTATTCTCAATGGCGGTCTCTCACGATGGTCAACTGATTGCAGCGGGAGGAAGTCTCTTTCAATATAAACACAAAAAATGGCAGATTCAGATTTGGGATACAGAGTCAGGAAAATTGAAGCAGGACAAAACTGAGACAGGCGGGATGCTCAGTTCTATCCGCTTTACTCCCGATGACCGCTGGCTGGTGATTGCTTCACGCCACTGTAAAGTGAAGCTGTGGAATCTCTCTACCAGTCAGAACATTGAAGTCTCACAACCGGGGATAGAGATTGCTGTTTCCCCTGATGGAAAGCTGCTGGCTCTGGCTGCCGAAAATAAGGTGGCAATTCTGGATTTCGAGAAGCTGATCAATGAAAAGTAA
- a CDS encoding DUF1559 domain-containing protein, whose product MLQRQRRTKGFTLIELLVVIAIIAILIALLLPAVQQAREAARRSSCKNNVKQIGIAMHNYHDVHNTLPPGYLDDDPAANVTNHNLLGWGTFILPYVEQSALYDSIGSAGGFNNDWTTIPEITTGTATVTVPYSKIKLSAYICPSDPMGGINTDVGGYGKSNYTGVAGNTYKSSGSTKPTGSFYDNSNVAFRDIRDGLSNTMLIGERGTEGAKNGTIWIGNYSDAAYYTQNAITSPSSAYYGINGTAGSWNFTSSHTGGCHFLFGDGAVRFLSENIDLATYGNMGYIADGNVINLP is encoded by the coding sequence GTGCTGCAACGTCAACGAAGAACTAAAGGATTTACCCTGATTGAACTGCTGGTGGTTATCGCCATCATCGCCATTTTGATCGCTTTACTGCTACCAGCAGTACAACAGGCACGGGAAGCCGCCCGCCGCAGCTCCTGTAAGAACAATGTCAAACAGATTGGAATCGCCATGCACAACTACCACGACGTGCACAACACGCTGCCTCCCGGTTACCTGGACGACGATCCTGCCGCCAATGTGACTAATCATAACCTGTTGGGTTGGGGCACATTCATTCTGCCTTATGTTGAGCAGTCTGCCCTTTACGATTCTATCGGTTCGGCAGGTGGTTTTAACAACGACTGGACCACTATCCCGGAAATCACAACAGGAACGGCGACTGTGACGGTTCCTTATTCCAAAATCAAACTAAGCGCCTACATCTGTCCCTCTGATCCCATGGGAGGCATCAATACCGATGTCGGTGGATATGGTAAATCCAATTACACCGGAGTTGCCGGAAACACCTATAAAAGCTCCGGCTCGACCAAGCCGACCGGTTCATTTTACGATAACTCCAACGTCGCTTTCCGGGATATTCGCGATGGTTTAAGTAACACTATGCTCATCGGCGAACGGGGAACGGAAGGCGCCAAAAACGGCACCATCTGGATCGGTAATTACTCCGATGCCGCCTACTATACACAGAACGCAATCACCTCACCAAGCAGCGCTTATTATGGCATCAATGGAACCGCTGGTTCCTGGAACTTCACCAGTTCCCACACCGGAGGCTGTCACTTCCTGTTTGGTGACGGGGCGGTTCGCTTCCTCAGTGAAAACATCGACCTCGCCACCTACGGCAACATGGGATACATCGCTGACGGAAACGTCATCAATCTGCCTTAA
- a CDS encoding neutral/alkaline non-lysosomal ceramidase N-terminal domain-containing protein translates to MTERFPPWLPWLLCLPFVFAAGLFRANDASAAEFPFSFGFARTEITPETPLRLSGYGNRDVVYEGVDEPLFVRAIAIKTPEQKICSLVSLDSIGFAGSLTDRIAQHVKQKYGLSRDQLVLCSTHSHTAPQPVEGLSNIFATPMTEAQRVASQKYWNSVEQRIVQTIGRAIEDLQPGTLSFVTGKVGFAQNRRVLKNGKWTGFGVNPDGPVDHSLPVLKVTEANGKLRGVIFNYACHCTTFGSDYNRLNGDWAGYAAKYIEEQQGDIIAICTIGCGADQNPVRGNKEVARDLAIGHGRAIAVEVARLLKQPAVPITAPLGTAFGKADLPFDPPAKEGPKTTLDHRRPQVRQHAYNMLKHFEEFGKLPTSYPAPVQVWKFGNQLTMIFLGGEVVVDYALRLKKELNSDAVWVTAYANDIFGYVASERMRDEGGYEVDFSMIYYNLPGRWARGTEDILINRIHELVKQAD, encoded by the coding sequence ATGACTGAAAGATTTCCTCCATGGCTGCCATGGCTGCTGTGTCTGCCGTTTGTATTCGCAGCCGGTCTGTTCAGGGCGAATGATGCATCTGCCGCTGAGTTCCCCTTCTCCTTCGGTTTTGCCAGAACAGAAATTACTCCGGAGACACCGCTTCGACTCTCGGGGTATGGAAATCGAGACGTTGTGTATGAAGGAGTCGATGAGCCATTATTCGTTCGCGCGATCGCCATTAAAACGCCAGAACAGAAAATCTGCTCGCTGGTTTCACTTGACTCGATCGGTTTTGCCGGTAGTCTTACAGACCGTATTGCGCAACATGTTAAACAGAAGTATGGTTTGAGTCGCGACCAACTGGTCCTCTGCAGCACACATTCACATACTGCACCGCAACCCGTCGAAGGACTATCCAATATCTTTGCCACGCCCATGACCGAGGCGCAACGCGTTGCTTCACAAAAGTATTGGAACAGCGTCGAGCAGCGGATTGTCCAGACGATTGGGCGGGCGATTGAAGATCTGCAGCCGGGAACACTGTCGTTTGTGACAGGGAAAGTCGGTTTTGCACAGAATCGACGTGTGTTGAAAAATGGCAAATGGACCGGGTTTGGTGTGAATCCGGATGGACCCGTGGATCACAGTCTGCCGGTTCTGAAAGTCACCGAGGCGAATGGTAAGCTGCGGGGAGTGATATTCAACTACGCCTGTCATTGCACGACCTTTGGCAGTGATTACAATCGGCTGAATGGGGACTGGGCCGGCTATGCTGCAAAATATATTGAAGAACAACAGGGAGACATCATCGCAATCTGTACAATCGGTTGTGGTGCCGACCAGAATCCGGTTCGCGGAAACAAAGAGGTCGCCCGCGACCTGGCGATTGGTCACGGACGGGCGATTGCAGTGGAAGTTGCCCGTCTGCTCAAACAACCGGCGGTGCCCATCACCGCTCCACTGGGCACCGCTTTCGGTAAAGCCGATCTTCCCTTTGATCCTCCAGCGAAAGAGGGACCGAAAACTACGCTGGATCATCGGCGGCCCCAGGTCAGACAGCATGCGTACAACATGCTCAAGCATTTTGAGGAATTTGGTAAGCTGCCGACGAGCTACCCTGCTCCGGTGCAGGTCTGGAAGTTCGGCAATCAGCTGACGATGATCTTTCTGGGAGGTGAAGTCGTTGTGGACTATGCGCTCCGGCTCAAAAAAGAACTGAACAGCGATGCGGTCTGGGTGACTGCGTATGCCAATGACATCTTCGGCTATGTTGCTTCTGAACGAATGCGGGACGAAGGAGGCTATGAAGTTGATTTCTCGATGATCTACTACAATCTGCCGGGTCGCTGGGCTCGCGGTACCGAAGATATTCTGATCAACAGGATTCACGAACTGGTTAAGCAGGCCGATTAA